One segment of Papaver somniferum cultivar HN1 unplaced genomic scaffold, ASM357369v1 unplaced-scaffold_137, whole genome shotgun sequence DNA contains the following:
- the LOC113334510 gene encoding protein ROOT PRIMORDIUM DEFECTIVE 1-like has protein sequence MASILRNRLSLRYPQRKCYQYQIVCTFVEEGAKQVRDRALDHAIEKEKHLQPMLALKNLINLEPSKSLPVSVVSENKTKLGIPTRTIDFIRKYPSVLEEYLPQGGCPTRPYVRLTPEVLHIDDKEQLIYSNPTHHNDIADRLLKLLMLARVNKIPLWVVDRFQWDLGLPHDYVSTLLTEYPDYFRVTEMESKYVNRKPVLALELVCWSDELAKSVMEKNTRGYEKGMPIAFPVQYSRGYELEKSVKKWLDEWQRLPYISPYENASHLQSTSDQADKWTVAVLHELLHLLVPKRTVKENILCLGDYLGLRSRFQRALINHPGIFYVSSKVRTHTVVLREGYKRDLLVKKHPLMDLRYHYIHLMNKGKEEKPIGDDSDTSSKRKRISRAAKEGEEEDEDEISGNETEDATEDESEDYEEDEDEDGSEIKIAGTRKLERNPPPGSHRASSNGRVGRHPQLGTAMKRPSVSYDRASSVRKVGRYPKLSTEKNRPSRSSDQGTSNGRKPNMIGASAKGQSGSQKPFVRH, from the coding sequence ATGGCGTCAATACTCCGAAACCGTCTTTCGCTCCGATACCCACAACGGAAATGTTATCAGTACCAAATCGTCTGCACTTTCGTTGAGGAAGGGGCAAAACAGGTTCGTGATAGAGCTCTTGATCAtgcaatagaaaaagaaaaacatttgcAACCAATGCTAGCATTGAAAAACTTAATCAATTTAGAACCGTCTAAATCTCTTCCTGTTTCGGTAGTttctgaaaacaaaacaaaacttggTATACCAACTCGTACAATTGATTTCATCCGTAAATATCCTTCAGTTTTGGAAGAGTACTTGCCACAAGGTGGGTGCCCCACTAGGCCTTATGTTAGATTAACCCCCGAAGTTCTCCATATTGATGATAAAGAGCAGTTGATTTACAGCAATCCGACCCATCACAACGATATTGCTGACCGGTTGTTAAAGCTTCTTATGTTAGCTAGAGTTAACAAGATTCCGTTGTGGGTAGTTGATCGGTTTCAGTGGGATTTGGGGTTGCCACATGATTATGTCAGTACGCTTTTAACAGAATATCCTGATTATTTTCGAGTCACAGAGATGGAGTCTAAGTATGTGAATCGAAAACCGGTTCTCGCATTGGAACTTGTTTGTTGGAGTGATGAGTTAGCTAAATCAGTAATGGAAAAAAACACTAGAGGTTACGAAAAAGGTATGCCTATTGCTTTTCCAGTTCAGTATTCTAGAGGTTATGAGTTGGAGAAGAGTGTAAAAAAATGGTTGGATGAGTGGCAAAGGTTGCCTTACATTTCTCCTTATGAAAATGCATCCCATTTACAGTCTACTAGTGATCAGGCTGACAAATGGACTGTTGCTGTGCTGCATGAGTTGCTGCATCTTTTGGTCCCTAAAAGGACCGTTAAGGAAAACATTTTGTGTCTGGGGGATTATCTTGGGCTCAGATCAAGGTTTCAGAGGGCATTGATTAATCATCCGGGAATATTTTATGTTTCAAGTAAAGTTAGAACGCATACTGTAGTTCTTAGAGAAGGTTATAAGCGAGATTTGTTGGTCAAGAAGCATCCATTAATGGATTTGAGGTATCACTATATTCACTTAATGAACAAAGGTAAGGAAGAAAAGCCTATTGGTGATGATTCAGATACTTCTAGTAAACGCAAGCGTATTTCTCGTGCtgcaaaagaaggagaagaagaagatgaggacgaAATTTCTGGTAATGAAACTGAGGATGCCACTGAGGATGAATCTGAAGATTATGAagaggatgaggatgaggatggCAGTGAAATTAAGATTGCTGGTACAAGAAAACTGGAAAGAAATCCACCGCCAGGATCTCATCGAGCTAGTTCCAACGGAAGAGTGGGAAGACATCCACAGCTGGGCACTGCTATGAAACGGCCTTCAGTATCTTATGACCGAGCTAGTTCAGTTAGAAAAGTGGGAAGATATCCCAAATTGAGCACGGAAAAGAATCGGCCTTCAAGGTCTTCTGATCAAGGTACTtcaaatggaagaaaacccaatatGATTGGTGCAAGTGCTAAAGGACAATCGGGTTCTCAGAAACCGTTTGTAAGACACTAA